A genomic region of Arachis hypogaea cultivar Tifrunner chromosome 5, arahy.Tifrunner.gnm2.J5K5, whole genome shotgun sequence contains the following coding sequences:
- the LOC112800475 gene encoding NADH dehydrogenase [ubiquinone] iron-sulfur protein 4, mitochondrial isoform X2 has product MAYSVQRAASHGRGLRTVLGGALRPFSSDALVEKPKPGEIGLVSGIPDDHLRRRVVIYSPARTATQQGSGKVGRWKINFLSTQKWENPLMGWTSTGDPYAHVGDSALYFDNEESAKEFAERHGWEYVVKKPHTPLLKVKAYADNFKWKGLPTKPDSEQ; this is encoded by the exons ATGGCATACTCTGTGCAACGTGCGGCGAGCCATGGCCGTGGCCTACGCACCGTTTTGGGAGGCGCATTGCGTCCATTCTCCTCCGACGCGTTGGTGGAGAAGCCCAAACCAGGCGAGATCGGATTGGTTTCCGGTATTCCCGACGATCACCTTCGTCGTAGG GTTGTAATTTACTCTCCTGCTAGAACTGCTACTCAACAAGGATCTGGGAAGGTTGGAAGGTGGAAGATTAACTTTTTGTCAACCCAAAA GTGGGAGAATCCGTTGATGGGCTGGACATCAACTGGAGACCCCTATGCCCATGTTGGCGATTCTGCCCTGTATTTTGATAATGAAGAATCAGCCAAGGAATTTGCTGAGAGACATGGCTGGGAGTATGTG GTCAAGAAGCCACACACACCATTGTTGAAG GTTAAAGCATATGCAGACAATTTCAAGTGGAAAGGTCTACCCACCAAACCTGATTCGGAGCAGTAA
- the LOC112800475 gene encoding NADH dehydrogenase [ubiquinone] iron-sulfur protein 4, mitochondrial isoform X1 produces the protein MAYSVQRAASHGRGLRTVLGGALRPFSSDALVEKPKPGEIGLVSGIPDDHLRRRVVIYSPARTATQQGSGKVGRWKINFLSTQKWENPLMGWTSTGDPYAHVGDSALYFDNEESAKEFAERHGWEYVVCVNTIFGLKHMQTISSGKVYPPNLIRSSNLLALVRA, from the exons ATGGCATACTCTGTGCAACGTGCGGCGAGCCATGGCCGTGGCCTACGCACCGTTTTGGGAGGCGCATTGCGTCCATTCTCCTCCGACGCGTTGGTGGAGAAGCCCAAACCAGGCGAGATCGGATTGGTTTCCGGTATTCCCGACGATCACCTTCGTCGTAGG GTTGTAATTTACTCTCCTGCTAGAACTGCTACTCAACAAGGATCTGGGAAGGTTGGAAGGTGGAAGATTAACTTTTTGTCAACCCAAAA GTGGGAGAATCCGTTGATGGGCTGGACATCAACTGGAGACCCCTATGCCCATGTTGGCGATTCTGCCCTGTATTTTGATAATGAAGAATCAGCCAAGGAATTTGCTGAGAGACATGGCTGGGAGTATGTGGTATGTGTAAATACAATTTTTGG GTTAAAGCATATGCAGACAATTTCAAGTGGAAAGGTCTACCCACCAAACCTGATTCGGAGCAGTAATTTATTGGCTCTTGTTCGTGCCTAG
- the LOC112800475 gene encoding NADH dehydrogenase [ubiquinone] iron-sulfur protein 4, mitochondrial isoform X3 — translation MAYSVQRAASHGRGLRTVLGGALRPFSSDALVEKPKPGEIGLVSGIPDDHLRRRVVIYSPARTATQQGSGKVGRWKINFLSTQKWENPLMGWTSTGDPYAHVGDSALYFDNEESAKEFAERHGWEYVVKKPHTPLLKV, via the exons ATGGCATACTCTGTGCAACGTGCGGCGAGCCATGGCCGTGGCCTACGCACCGTTTTGGGAGGCGCATTGCGTCCATTCTCCTCCGACGCGTTGGTGGAGAAGCCCAAACCAGGCGAGATCGGATTGGTTTCCGGTATTCCCGACGATCACCTTCGTCGTAGG GTTGTAATTTACTCTCCTGCTAGAACTGCTACTCAACAAGGATCTGGGAAGGTTGGAAGGTGGAAGATTAACTTTTTGTCAACCCAAAA GTGGGAGAATCCGTTGATGGGCTGGACATCAACTGGAGACCCCTATGCCCATGTTGGCGATTCTGCCCTGTATTTTGATAATGAAGAATCAGCCAAGGAATTTGCTGAGAGACATGGCTGGGAGTATGTG GTCAAGAAGCCACACACACCATTGTTGAAGGTTTGA